Proteins co-encoded in one Methanobacterium veterum genomic window:
- the mmp11 gene encoding methanogenesis marker protein 11: protein MEIVTPDDLKERFKDPWVAPYKKILTMVNDDMVEIVEYHPCIGGSQWMVYQYERSSDLVKSAERDGNKHTYLVEVGKTDLNLKPSFSAAGIEEVSVEGDEVKVTHAGLAGAGVGAAMCRGMAEGVKRVELYDIGGGSKVGRAAVVTPKLQKVVIGIDDTDTKEKGATWTLANNVGVELSKRGFEYINHVIVQLYPHNPNKTQNCVAIALVFAVKPGERDKLIEEARELFKESTLSQKTSMAILDGIEIPEKLREYSMATKQSMMSLEEAEKTAKELGIELIEVTGSHGKIGALAALGLYNDIEEAVKVYY from the coding sequence ATGGAAATAGTAACCCCTGACGACTTAAAAGAGAGATTTAAAGACCCATGGGTAGCCCCATATAAAAAGATTTTAACCATGGTTAACGATGATATGGTGGAAATTGTTGAATATCATCCATGTATTGGGGGCTCACAGTGGATGGTCTATCAATATGAAAGGTCAAGTGATCTGGTAAAAAGTGCAGAAAGAGATGGAAACAAACATACGTATCTTGTAGAAGTTGGAAAAACCGATTTAAATCTTAAACCAAGTTTTTCTGCTGCAGGGATCGAAGAAGTATCTGTTGAAGGGGATGAAGTAAAAGTAACTCATGCAGGTCTGGCTGGAGCAGGAGTGGGGGCTGCAATGTGCCGAGGAATGGCAGAAGGAGTTAAAAGAGTTGAACTTTATGATATTGGCGGCGGTTCAAAGGTTGGAAGAGCCGCGGTTGTAACTCCTAAACTTCAAAAAGTTGTAATTGGAATTGATGACACTGATACTAAGGAAAAGGGGGCCACATGGACTTTAGCTAATAATGTCGGAGTGGAACTAAGCAAAAGAGGATTTGAATATATAAATCATGTTATCGTGCAGCTATATCCTCATAATCCAAATAAAACTCAAAATTGCGTTGCAATAGCGCTTGTTTTCGCTGTTAAACCTGGTGAACGGGATAAATTAATTGAAGAAGCACGGGAACTATTTAAAGAAAGTACCTTATCTCAAAAAACTTCAATGGCAATTTTGGATGGTATTGAAATTCCTGAAAAACTTAGAGAATATTCAATGGCAACTAAACAGTCCATGATGTCCCTTGAAGAGGCTGAAAAAACTGCAAAAGAACTTGGAATAGAACTTATTGAAGTTACAGGTTCTCATGGTAAAATAGGGGCTCTTGCAGCATTAGGACTTTACAATGATATAGAAGAAGCCGTAAAAGTTTATTATTGA
- a CDS encoding M28 family metallopeptidase: MNFKKIFIPIIIFVVIISLLLINSNVNGKSSDLSLVSDVKYISQEIGPRPAGSENENKTAHYLKSKLNSYGVKTEVQSFKYYSMYSKGVKSSENVIGIIKGASSKQIIICADLDTIKDKNTGNYTEGANDDVTSIAVLIGLAKEYQHEKPYFTIKLIGFGAGEDPYTLPVNASPRTSLNSEEYNKIMYIPYLIGARHYLLENQDSINNTVAVISLEAVGEGIPCFVSQDSFAENNQSFVNFLVFNARINDFNAEKIDFMTYEEPQGRNDPISHIYLPFSYANIPSTFLTCLENPNVNSSTHNNNEMPGYLTVNDNYENLVKNNGGEGELEKHLDTILSLVKTSINNIDKFYAVKNISVT; this comes from the coding sequence ATGAATTTTAAAAAAATATTTATTCCAATCATAATCTTTGTAGTTATTATATCTCTTTTATTGATAAATTCAAATGTTAATGGTAAATCTTCGGATTTATCATTAGTATCAGATGTAAAATACATTTCACAGGAAATAGGGCCTAGACCTGCAGGATCTGAAAATGAAAATAAAACTGCCCATTATCTCAAATCAAAACTCAATAGTTATGGAGTTAAAACCGAAGTTCAATCATTTAAATATTATTCAATGTATTCAAAAGGTGTTAAAAGCTCTGAAAATGTTATAGGCATCATAAAGGGGGCATCTTCCAAACAGATCATAATATGTGCAGATTTAGATACAATAAAAGATAAAAATACCGGTAATTACACAGAAGGAGCTAATGACGATGTAACATCAATTGCAGTGCTAATAGGACTTGCAAAGGAATATCAACATGAAAAACCTTATTTTACCATTAAATTAATAGGTTTTGGAGCTGGTGAAGATCCATATACTCTTCCAGTTAATGCAAGTCCAAGAACCAGCCTAAATTCAGAAGAATACAACAAAATTATGTACATACCCTACTTAATAGGTGCAAGACATTACCTTCTTGAAAACCAGGATTCAATAAACAATACTGTTGCTGTTATAAGCTTAGAGGCTGTTGGCGAAGGTATTCCATGCTTTGTGAGTCAAGATTCGTTTGCTGAAAATAACCAATCATTCGTAAATTTTTTAGTTTTCAATGCCCGAATTAATGACTTTAATGCTGAAAAAATTGATTTCATGACTTATGAAGAGCCCCAAGGTAGAAATGACCCCATCAGCCACATTTATTTGCCCTTTTCTTACGCAAATATCCCTTCAACGTTTTTAACATGTCTGGAAAATCCAAATGTCAATTCTTCAACCCACAATAATAATGAAATGCCAGGCTATCTTACAGTGAACGATAATTATGAAAATCTGGTGAAAAATAATGGTGGGGAAGGAGAACTAGAAAAACACTTAGATACAATTTTAAGCCTCGTTAAAACAAGTATAAATAATATTGACAAATTTTATGCTGTAAAAAATATTTCAGTAACTTAG
- a CDS encoding glycosyltransferase — MSWFILLFVLLVASIKNRGSETKMTVSIVIPAYNESKTIEKVIGVINSLDCVNEIIVVDDGSSDDTASVAQKAGATVILHSKNKGKGAAIKTGFENSNGDVVAFIDADLKNLTARQVEKIIKPILDGKADVTKTKFKRKAGRVTELTAKPLLNFFFPELKYDQPLSGQFAAKKSFLSKIKFEEDYGVDIGIVLDADVRGMRIKEVDIGEIEHVHSSIEGLNKMANEVVRTIVDRAMSYGRFSMMDDLGKNIRMAILGLSLITLGLFSIFFVNKIPMDIGLVILVSGLIIAIYYGVLLVKRTVNILSKSSGRLPTLKSLFYMHFPILISGLILLTMISTFVGYVSIDDGTISIQPASGNLVLIGPNGLQLESRGPYTVDSALENEYSIFRVPSSAMKTLGLNYGDSIYIFNKKYTTRPTIQGEDNILRMPRDARTYLGVDTRTVILDSNLRNIFNNIYIERSLPVQGNISDLSIIEGAIIKSDYQNGRIVNIYVDNQKVATTSGVLKDGTYSIYINNMKDRTIYINNNDAKDSTALYWGNHTIKIEIGGQTNSNFEFATSDRGKFLNIFLSK, encoded by the coding sequence TTGTCATGGTTTATCCTACTTTTCGTCTTACTAGTGGCATCCATCAAAAACAGAGGTTCAGAAACAAAAATGACAGTATCTATTGTAATTCCAGCTTATAATGAATCTAAAACTATAGAAAAAGTGATTGGTGTTATAAATAGTTTAGATTGTGTCAATGAAATAATTGTCGTCGATGACGGATCTTCAGATGATACCGCAAGTGTTGCACAAAAAGCAGGGGCGACAGTTATACTCCATTCTAAAAACAAAGGAAAAGGTGCAGCTATAAAAACTGGTTTTGAAAATTCAAATGGGGATGTTGTTGCCTTCATTGATGCGGATTTGAAAAATTTAACCGCAAGACAAGTGGAAAAAATCATCAAACCTATATTAGATGGAAAAGCAGACGTAACCAAAACAAAATTCAAACGAAAAGCAGGAAGAGTGACCGAATTAACCGCCAAACCACTTTTAAATTTCTTTTTCCCAGAATTAAAATATGATCAGCCTTTAAGCGGGCAATTTGCAGCGAAAAAAAGTTTCTTAAGTAAGATAAAGTTTGAAGAAGATTATGGGGTAGATATTGGAATCGTGCTGGACGCTGATGTTAGGGGAATGAGGATAAAAGAAGTAGATATAGGTGAAATTGAACACGTCCATTCATCCATTGAAGGCCTGAATAAAATGGCCAATGAAGTTGTAAGAACTATTGTAGACCGTGCCATGTCATACGGTAGATTTTCCATGATGGATGACCTGGGAAAAAATATAAGAATGGCCATTTTAGGACTTTCACTTATAACTTTAGGGCTTTTCTCCATATTTTTTGTTAACAAAATTCCAATGGATATAGGACTAGTAATTCTGGTATCAGGGCTAATAATTGCCATTTATTATGGCGTACTTCTTGTAAAAAGGACAGTGAATATTCTTTCAAAATCCAGTGGAAGACTTCCCACATTAAAGTCATTGTTTTATATGCACTTTCCAATTCTTATTTCTGGATTGATACTGTTAACTATGATATCCACATTTGTAGGATATGTAAGCATAGATGATGGGACAATATCAATACAGCCAGCTTCAGGTAATCTCGTGCTAATAGGCCCTAATGGTTTACAATTAGAGTCAAGAGGACCTTATACTGTAGATAGCGCCCTTGAAAATGAATATAGCATTTTTAGGGTTCCATCCAGCGCTATGAAAACATTAGGCTTGAATTATGGAGATTCCATATACATATTTAACAAAAAATACACTACACGTCCAACTATACAGGGAGAAGACAATATATTAAGAATGCCAAGAGATGCACGAACATATCTCGGAGTGGACACAAGAACTGTCATATTAGATAGTAATCTCAGAAATATCTTCAACAATATATATATTGAAAGATCCCTGCCAGTACAGGGAAATATTAGCGACCTATCCATTATTGAAGGAGCTATAATTAAATCAGATTATCAAAACGGCAGAATAGTAAATATATATGTTGATAACCAGAAGGTTGCAACAACATCAGGAGTCCTCAAAGATGGGACTTACAGCATCTACATTAATAACATGAAGGATCGTACCATTTATATCAATAATAACGATGCTAAAGATAGTACTGCCCTTTACTGGGGTAATCATACCATAAAAATAGAAATTGGAGGGCAAACTAACTCTAATTTTGAATTTGCAACGTCAGATCGAGGCAAATTTTTAAATATATTCTTAAGTAAATGA
- the ribH gene encoding 6,7-dimethyl-8-ribityllumazine synthase: MVKVRLGAVVAEFNYDITHMMLELAKEHAKFLDSEITEIITVPGVFDMPLAIKKLLENDDIDAVVTLGAVIEGATSHDEIVVQHASRKIADLALEYNKPVGLGISGPGMTRLEAHQRVEYGKRAVEAAVKMCERLK, from the coding sequence ATGGTAAAAGTTAGATTAGGCGCAGTAGTAGCTGAATTCAATTATGATATAACTCATATGATGTTAGAATTAGCTAAAGAACATGCTAAATTTTTAGATTCTGAAATAACAGAAATAATTACCGTACCTGGTGTATTTGATATGCCGCTTGCAATTAAGAAACTTCTAGAAAATGATGATATTGATGCGGTTGTAACCCTTGGAGCAGTTATAGAAGGTGCAACTTCACATGATGAAATAGTTGTACAGCATGCATCACGTAAGATTGCGGATTTAGCACTTGAATATAATAAACCAGTTGGTTTAGGAATTTCAGGCCCAGGTATGACACGTTTAGAAGCTCATCAACGTGTTGAATATGGAAAACGTGCTGTTGAAGCAGCTGTTAAAATGTGTGAAAGATTAAAATAA
- the purE gene encoding 5-(carboxyamino)imidazole ribonucleotide mutase, whose protein sequence is MKPRVMILLGSSSDFSIAKKAIDILETLCIPYDIKVASAHRTHEKVKKIVTESTKNGIEVFMGIAGLSAHLPGIMAANTHKPVVGVPVDVKVGGLDALYASVQMPFGAPVATVGIDRGDNGALLAAQIIGIHDEEVRKRVSSMRSSFFEKVNKDESKLLEKVNGSYYSPSSFDAQEFKKDDCAGEQELDSYDDLDVAIIAGSHSDIKFARKTTNFLDKMDVSYDFSVISPVRHSKKFEDQLKKVRNAKLFIALTGLSAHVTGAIVAYTEKPVIGVPCSIRLEGMDALLSMVNMPPGVPVATVGIDNGGNAAILAAEMLGITNKSVETDIIRFKGNIE, encoded by the coding sequence ATGAAACCAAGAGTTATGATATTACTGGGAAGCTCATCTGATTTCTCTATAGCAAAAAAGGCTATAGATATATTGGAAACATTATGTATTCCTTATGATATTAAAGTAGCTTCAGCACACAGAACGCACGAAAAAGTTAAAAAAATTGTAACCGAATCTACTAAAAATGGAATAGAAGTATTTATGGGAATTGCTGGACTTTCAGCCCACTTACCTGGAATAATGGCAGCGAATACTCATAAACCCGTGGTAGGAGTACCAGTAGATGTTAAAGTAGGCGGGCTCGACGCGCTTTACGCCTCAGTTCAAATGCCATTTGGGGCACCGGTTGCCACTGTTGGAATAGATCGGGGAGACAATGGGGCACTGCTTGCTGCACAGATAATTGGAATTCATGATGAAGAGGTAAGAAAAAGGGTTTCATCAATGAGGAGTTCCTTCTTTGAAAAAGTAAATAAAGACGAAAGCAAACTTCTTGAAAAGGTTAATGGTAGTTATTATTCCCCTTCATCATTTGATGCTCAAGAATTTAAAAAAGATGATTGCGCTGGAGAACAAGAATTAGATTCATATGATGATCTAGATGTGGCTATAATTGCTGGAAGCCATTCTGATATCAAATTTGCCCGGAAAACCACTAATTTCCTGGATAAAATGGATGTATCCTATGATTTCAGTGTTATATCTCCTGTAAGACATTCTAAAAAGTTTGAAGACCAGTTAAAAAAAGTTAGAAATGCTAAGCTTTTTATAGCTCTAACTGGACTATCGGCACACGTTACTGGGGCTATTGTAGCTTATACAGAGAAACCAGTTATAGGAGTCCCATGTTCAATTAGACTTGAAGGGATGGACGCGCTGCTTTCAATGGTTAACATGCCTCCAGGAGTACCTGTTGCAACAGTAGGAATAGATAATGGGGGAAATGCTGCTATTTTAGCTGCTGAAATGCTTGGAATCACAAATAAAAGTGTTGAAACTGATATAATACGGTTTAAAGGAAATATTGAGTAA
- a CDS encoding UbiD family decarboxylase: protein MREFLNRVLEEDFKVIKIEKEVSAEYEVAKILREHPKDVLIFENVKGYDMKIISGICNTRDKIARGISVTVPEITKRIMKATENPIPVKNVENIKENFNTQKEPDLSKIPVPTYYKKDGGAYITAGVVIAKDPETGIRNASIHRMLVSGKDKLGIRIVPRNLYTYYKKAEEMDKPLDIAIAIGMHPATLLATTTSVPITTDELEVANNFHNGNMKLIKCESVDLDVPDAEIIMEGKILPHEREPEGPFVDLTDTYDVVREEPIININKIHYKKDPFYHAIMPAGFEHRLLQGLPQEPRIYNAVLNTVPTVQNVVLTEGGCCWLHAAVSIKKQTQGDGKNVLMAALAAHPSLKHAIVVDEDVDIFDPEDLEYAIATRVKGDDDIMIVPGARGSSLDPCAKPDGTTTKIGVDATKPLDKLEKFERVSFSE from the coding sequence ATGAGAGAATTTTTGAATCGGGTTCTTGAAGAGGATTTTAAGGTTATTAAGATTGAGAAGGAAGTATCTGCTGAATATGAAGTCGCAAAGATTTTGAGGGAACACCCGAAAGATGTGCTGATCTTTGAAAATGTTAAAGGTTATGATATGAAGATCATATCAGGTATCTGCAATACTAGGGATAAGATTGCACGTGGAATTTCAGTTACAGTACCTGAAATTACAAAACGGATAATGAAAGCCACAGAGAACCCTATACCTGTTAAAAATGTTGAAAATATCAAAGAAAACTTCAATACTCAAAAAGAGCCAGATTTAAGTAAAATTCCAGTACCAACTTACTACAAAAAAGACGGCGGGGCTTATATAACTGCAGGAGTTGTAATAGCAAAAGATCCAGAAACGGGAATAAGAAATGCATCGATCCACAGGATGCTTGTTTCTGGAAAAGATAAGCTTGGAATACGAATAGTCCCAAGAAATCTTTATACTTACTATAAAAAAGCGGAAGAAATGGATAAACCGCTTGATATTGCTATTGCAATAGGTATGCACCCTGCAACACTTCTCGCAACAACCACTTCTGTTCCAATTACAACGGATGAACTTGAAGTTGCAAATAATTTCCATAATGGAAATATGAAACTTATAAAGTGTGAATCTGTTGATTTAGACGTGCCCGATGCTGAAATAATTATGGAAGGTAAAATTTTACCCCACGAAAGAGAACCTGAAGGTCCATTTGTAGATTTAACAGACACCTATGATGTTGTAAGAGAGGAACCGATTATAAACATTAATAAAATCCATTACAAGAAAGATCCTTTCTATCACGCTATAATGCCTGCTGGATTTGAACACAGGCTTTTACAGGGGCTTCCGCAGGAACCAAGAATTTATAACGCTGTTTTAAATACAGTTCCAACTGTTCAGAATGTTGTTTTAACTGAAGGGGGCTGCTGCTGGCTTCACGCTGCAGTTTCTATAAAGAAACAAACTCAAGGTGACGGTAAAAATGTGCTAATGGCAGCGCTTGCGGCTCATCCATCCTTGAAACATGCTATTGTAGTAGATGAAGATGTTGACATATTTGACCCTGAAGATCTTGAATATGCTATTGCAACACGTGTTAAAGGTGATGATGATATCATGATAGTCCCTGGAGCTAGAGGTTCTTCACTTGACCCTTGCGCAAAGCCTGATGGTACCACTACTAAAATTGGAGTGGATGCAACTAAGCCTTTAGATAAGCTGGAAAAATTTGAGAGGGTTAGTTTTAGTGAATAG
- a CDS encoding PepSY domain-containing protein: MAIKSIFKLAVITILIITILNCAYADTGPSIGENQAKTIAQNYLNSHNLPYTAVTPNGNIWYYYVKNTKTGEKEWISINTFIHDDPEFGGPGIYKKVFDNMYGVWLVQVNSRDGKNTGTIYIDGETGKILKVTVPKKFQTKNLSKTTENTALKNTTNGTNATSQTFPESNSKSEPSGFSTEIFGIIALIIAIGAGYFMYTRI; the protein is encoded by the coding sequence ATGGCAATTAAAAGCATCTTTAAACTGGCAGTAATAACTATCTTAATAATAACAATCTTAAACTGTGCCTATGCAGATACAGGGCCAAGCATAGGGGAAAATCAGGCTAAAACAATAGCACAAAATTATTTGAATTCCCATAACTTGCCCTACACTGCAGTAACTCCTAACGGGAACATCTGGTATTACTATGTTAAAAATACCAAAACTGGAGAAAAAGAATGGATATCCATTAACACATTCATTCACGATGACCCAGAGTTTGGTGGACCTGGCATATACAAAAAAGTTTTCGATAATATGTACGGAGTATGGCTTGTACAAGTTAACAGCAGGGATGGGAAAAATACAGGAACTATCTACATTGATGGAGAAACTGGTAAAATTCTAAAAGTTACAGTACCAAAAAAGTTCCAAACCAAAAATTTATCCAAAACAACCGAAAATACTGCACTAAAAAATACAACTAATGGGACCAATGCAACCAGTCAGACTTTCCCTGAATCAAACAGTAAATCAGAGCCCTCAGGCTTTAGTACAGAAATATTTGGTATAATCGCTTTAATTATTGCAATAGGTGCTGGCTACTTCATGTATACCAGAATATGA
- a CDS encoding V4R domain-containing protein, producing MAKTSDYVQLYMTPEGPKIIESATKTKILSLLEEKDLYFDEILDKTGKSKPTLSNHLKILEDRGLIGSKSDPYDKRKKLFHIKAKQYVELSTDIKLNINLKNYFKNCFTQLDNPVDFYALSLRSIRFFLSNNGIDIDPLLVNIGNFMGESMYEQVQSPQTKKLIENMAVFFDKFEAGHVALIGEDPLTIRIDDNFECKNMVNTGTPNCAIAKGSFESIFSIHFQSEVSVEEIKCVAKGDKYCTFVIKKLDKKINLPVKGSIEFI from the coding sequence ATGGCAAAAACATCTGATTATGTACAATTATATATGACTCCAGAGGGGCCCAAAATAATTGAGTCTGCCACTAAAACTAAAATATTATCACTCCTTGAAGAAAAAGATCTTTATTTTGACGAAATCCTGGATAAAACTGGCAAATCCAAACCTACTCTCTCAAATCATCTAAAAATACTTGAAGATAGAGGCTTAATTGGATCAAAAAGTGATCCTTACGATAAACGAAAGAAACTATTTCATATTAAAGCAAAGCAGTATGTTGAATTATCTACAGATATAAAATTAAATATTAATCTAAAAAACTACTTTAAGAATTGTTTTACTCAACTTGACAATCCAGTTGATTTTTATGCATTATCCCTGCGAAGCATTAGATTTTTTTTAAGTAACAACGGCATTGACATAGATCCATTACTGGTTAATATAGGAAATTTTATGGGCGAATCAATGTACGAACAAGTCCAATCTCCCCAGACTAAGAAATTAATTGAAAATATGGCTGTTTTTTTCGATAAATTCGAAGCGGGACATGTCGCATTAATAGGTGAAGATCCATTAACTATTCGTATCGATGATAATTTCGAATGCAAAAACATGGTTAATACAGGGACCCCCAATTGTGCAATTGCTAAAGGGTCTTTCGAGTCCATTTTCTCCATTCATTTCCAATCTGAAGTTTCAGTTGAGGAAATTAAATGTGTTGCTAAAGGAGATAAATACTGCACCTTTGTTATAAAAAAGTTAGATAAAAAAATAAACTTACCTGTAAAAGGATCGATAGAGTTCATTTAA
- a CDS encoding aminotransferase class V-fold PLP-dependent enzyme has product MDTQNIDIRSDFPLLNEVIYLDAASTTPTPEPVVNAMCDYFHNFNANIGRGAYKTAVKATMKFENTRERIAKFINCNRNEVIFTKNTTEAINLVANSLEFKKGDSIIVPNIEHHSNFLPWLNLKKAGINLKVIKTDKYGVIDLSDIEKAVDDTTKLITTTHISNSIGSCQPIYDIGDIAEENDILYLVDAAQSAGHVKFDVKETKADFVSFPGHKGLFGPVGTGFLYSKSDVMDKLKPVNLGGGTVSKVTEDDFTLESAPGRFEGGTQNIAGVIGLGAAINYVENVGIGNIEKHSAKLTKYMFDKINNIDNTICYGNPDNIHGIVAFNVEGMNSHDVAKILDEIKDICVRSGYHCAIPAIKHIGADKLGGTVRASVHYYNTKEEIDILAETVEEISKFAGG; this is encoded by the coding sequence ATGGATACCCAAAATATTGATATAAGATCAGATTTTCCTTTACTTAATGAAGTAATCTATTTGGACGCTGCAAGCACTACTCCAACTCCAGAGCCTGTAGTAAATGCGATGTGTGATTATTTCCATAATTTCAATGCTAATATAGGAAGGGGCGCCTATAAAACAGCAGTTAAAGCAACAATGAAATTTGAAAATACAAGGGAAAGAATTGCAAAATTTATAAACTGTAATAGAAATGAGGTTATATTTACAAAAAACACCACTGAAGCTATAAATCTTGTAGCAAACAGTCTGGAATTTAAGAAGGGTGATTCAATAATTGTTCCAAATATAGAACACCATTCTAATTTTCTGCCATGGCTCAATTTGAAAAAAGCAGGAATTAATCTTAAAGTCATAAAAACAGATAAATATGGGGTAATAGACCTTTCAGATATTGAAAAAGCTGTAGATGATACTACGAAGCTCATCACAACTACTCATATCTCAAATTCGATTGGTTCATGCCAGCCAATATATGATATTGGAGATATAGCAGAAGAAAATGACATTTTATATCTTGTTGACGCTGCACAATCTGCAGGACATGTAAAATTTGATGTAAAAGAAACAAAGGCTGATTTTGTCTCATTTCCAGGACATAAAGGTCTTTTTGGTCCTGTTGGAACTGGATTTTTATATTCCAAAAGCGATGTTATGGATAAATTAAAACCAGTTAATCTTGGCGGTGGAACAGTATCAAAGGTTACAGAAGATGATTTTACACTTGAATCTGCTCCAGGTAGATTTGAGGGAGGTACTCAAAATATAGCTGGTGTCATTGGTCTTGGAGCTGCTATAAATTATGTGGAAAATGTTGGAATTGGGAATATTGAAAAACACAGCGCAAAACTCACAAAATACATGTTTGATAAAATTAATAACATAGATAATACAATATGCTATGGTAATCCTGATAATATTCATGGAATAGTTGCTTTCAATGTAGAAGGCATGAATTCTCATGATGTTGCTAAAATACTGGATGAAATTAAAGATATATGTGTAAGAAGTGGTTACCACTGTGCAATTCCTGCAATTAAACATATAGGTGCAGATAAACTTGGTGGAACTGTTAGAGCATCTGTTCATTATTATAATACTAAAGAAGAGATTGATATATTAGCAGAAACTGTTGAAGAAATCTCTAAATTCGCAGGAGGTTGA